Proteins co-encoded in one Erwinia sp. genomic window:
- the emtA gene encoding Endo-type membrane-bound lytic murein transglycosylase A (ID:JIFNMEKO_01180;~source:Prodigal:2.6), producing MKELKIVIGIAILLLAGCAKKQEDAPVELVESPSAFLIPTPEKSPHAWGPLTAIAARNYGVDQKLLDAIIVIESGGNPAAVSKSNAIGLMQIKASTAGREVYRIRGLPGQPSRRDLHDPEKNIDIGTAYLKIIREQHLSGIRDPETLRYAMIVAYVNGSGALLRTFSSDRNKAIDMINEMTPEEFYQHVQNKHPASQAPRYLWKVQTAYRGGTF from the coding sequence GTGAAAGAGTTGAAAATTGTTATCGGTATAGCCATCTTGCTGCTGGCTGGTTGTGCTAAAAAGCAGGAAGACGCACCTGTCGAGTTAGTGGAGTCGCCCTCGGCGTTTTTAATTCCGACACCCGAAAAATCCCCCCATGCCTGGGGACCACTGACGGCGATTGCAGCAAGAAATTACGGAGTAGATCAAAAATTACTTGATGCAATCATCGTGATTGAATCCGGTGGAAATCCGGCGGCAGTCAGCAAATCAAATGCGATTGGCCTGATGCAGATCAAAGCTTCTACAGCTGGGCGTGAAGTGTACCGAATTCGCGGTCTGCCAGGACAGCCTTCCCGTCGTGATCTTCATGATCCGGAGAAAAATATTGATATCGGTACGGCCTATCTGAAAATTATCCGGGAGCAGCATTTATCGGGTATTCGTGATCCTGAAACATTACGCTATGCGATGATAGTCGCTTATGTGAATGGTTCTGGTGCGCTATTACGGACTTTTTCCAGTGACCGTAATAAGGCGATTGACATGATCAATGAGATGACACCGGAAGAGTTTTATCAGCATGTTCAAAATAAACATCCTGCATCCCAGGCCCCGCGTTATTTGTGGAAAGTGCAGACTGCATACAGAGGCGGAACGTTCTAA
- the flhD gene encoding Flagellar transcriptional regulator FlhD (ID:JIFNMEKO_01184;~source:Prodigal:2.6): protein MGTSDLLKHIYDINLSYLLLSQRLINEDKASAMFRLGITEEMAAALAALTLPEMVKLAETNQLICQFRFEDPASITRLTQESRVDDLQQIHTGILLSSRLLRSVSDRDESSSKKRAS, encoded by the coding sequence ATGGGCACATCAGATCTACTTAAGCATATTTATGATATCAATCTATCGTATTTATTACTTTCCCAGCGACTCATCAATGAGGACAAAGCATCAGCAATGTTCCGGCTAGGCATTACCGAGGAGATGGCTGCTGCGCTTGCCGCTTTGACTCTTCCCGAAATGGTCAAGCTCGCTGAAACTAATCAACTTATATGCCAATTCCGTTTTGAAGATCCAGCGTCAATCACGCGGCTTACCCAGGAATCCCGTGTTGATGATCTACAACAAATACATACAGGTATTTTACTTTCCAGCCGTCTTTTACGTTCTGTCTCTGACCGGGATGAGTCATCATCGAAAAAGAGGGCCAGTTAA
- the ldcA gene encoding Murein tetrapeptide carboxypeptidase (ID:JIFNMEKO_01179;~source:Prodigal:2.6): MTTVLPRHIHLIAPSGYCFDQQGAERGIQRLREAGHTVNNTQILTRRYQRFAGTDQQRAADLEDLPALDPCPDIILAVRGGYGMTRLLPLCNLPRLARYFCAKPTIFCGHSDFTALQLALLTQGMITFSGPMLAGNFGANTISDFTWRHFWHTITQQETTLQWPTNHLNYRTEGTLWGGNLTMITSLAGTPWMPVIDGGIMVIEDINEPAYKIERMLLQLAACGILSRQSAIVCGNFTGITEEHALNEIWHYLRTTLSCPIITGLSYGHEPDTVTLPFGAKGVLTVDSHKASLTFSDYPTLC, encoded by the coding sequence GTGACTACTGTTTTACCTCGCCATATTCACCTGATTGCACCCTCCGGATACTGTTTCGACCAGCAAGGCGCTGAGCGAGGTATCCAACGTTTACGTGAAGCCGGACATACCGTCAACAACACCCAGATTCTCACCCGCCGTTACCAGCGCTTTGCCGGCACAGACCAACAACGTGCAGCTGATCTGGAAGATTTACCTGCACTGGATCCTTGTCCCGATATTATACTTGCGGTGCGAGGCGGGTATGGAATGACGAGACTTTTGCCTTTATGCAACCTCCCCCGGCTTGCGCGCTATTTCTGCGCCAAACCAACCATATTTTGTGGTCACAGTGACTTCACTGCTTTGCAGTTAGCGTTACTGACACAGGGAATGATCACTTTCAGTGGGCCAATGCTGGCAGGCAATTTTGGTGCAAATACCATTTCTGATTTCACATGGCGGCATTTCTGGCACACCATAACTCAGCAGGAAACCACCCTACAGTGGCCCACTAACCACTTAAACTACCGGACAGAGGGCACCCTTTGGGGAGGGAATCTTACCATGATCACGTCACTGGCTGGCACCCCCTGGATGCCCGTCATTGACGGTGGCATTATGGTTATCGAAGATATTAATGAGCCAGCATATAAAATTGAACGTATGCTCCTGCAACTCGCTGCCTGCGGCATTCTCTCACGGCAAAGCGCCATTGTTTGCGGAAATTTCACTGGCATTACTGAGGAACACGCACTGAACGAAATCTGGCACTACTTGCGCACGACTCTCTCCTGTCCCATCATCACCGGTTTATCATACGGTCATGAACCTGACACCGTGACTCTGCCTTTCGGTGCCAAAGGGGTATTAACCGTTGATTCACATAAAGCTTCTCTGACCTTCAGCGATTATCCAACTCTTTGTTAA
- the cheY_2 gene encoding Chemotaxis protein CheY (ID:JIFNMEKO_01193;~source:Prodigal:2.6): MDGLELLKTIGEDAALGQLPVLMVTAEAKKENIIAAAQAGASGYVVKPFTAATLEEKLGKIFEKLGM; the protein is encoded by the coding sequence ATGGACGGACTTGAGTTACTGAAGACGATTGGTGAGGACGCAGCATTGGGCCAGTTACCTGTACTTATGGTCACAGCGGAGGCGAAAAAAGAGAACATTATTGCTGCTGCTCAGGCAGGCGCCAGTGGCTATGTTGTAAAACCCTTCACAGCAGCAACGCTGGAAGAAAAACTGGGTAAGATTTTCGAAAAACTGGGTATGTAA
- a CDS encoding Cyclic di-GMP phosphodiesterase (ID:JIFNMEKO_01183;~source:Prodigal:2.6), whose amino-acid sequence MIRQIPVQALRVGMYIDKLEVFWLKHPSLTNQMLITSDEQIRTIFESGLKTVWIDAEKSVVPPDIIDQIIPANSTTGETAVKLDSEIVKAQQVCDNAKEVIRSLFESARMGLGIDTSLTVPVVDDITTSIRRHPTALLSISRLKNHDDYTYQHSVAVCALMVSLARQLQFDEKLVQLAGMAGLVHDIGKAQIPAEILNKPGRLTESEFLVIKQHPVTGAEMLKGTVSDINLLDVVLHHHEKVDGSGYPDGLDDIAISQLSKMAAVCDVYDAITSERPYKAGWNPAWAMHKMANWKGHFDQDVFYAFVKTVGIYPAGSLVRLASGRIAVVTEPSEGSLLRPKVCVFFSSTSNQKIPAEIVDLSEPTCWDSIRTRGVEYLAQIYA is encoded by the coding sequence ATGATACGCCAGATACCCGTGCAGGCACTGCGTGTTGGCATGTACATCGACAAGCTGGAAGTGTTTTGGTTAAAACATCCATCACTCACTAATCAGATGCTGATTACCAGCGATGAGCAAATTCGCACTATTTTTGAGAGTGGTCTTAAAACCGTCTGGATAGATGCGGAGAAAAGTGTTGTTCCCCCTGATATCATCGACCAGATCATACCCGCCAACTCAACAACAGGTGAGACAGCTGTAAAGCTGGACAGTGAAATCGTCAAAGCACAGCAGGTTTGTGACAACGCTAAAGAGGTGATTCGATCTTTGTTCGAAAGCGCAAGGATGGGGCTGGGAATTGACACCTCGCTCACCGTGCCTGTTGTGGATGACATCACTACGTCGATACGACGCCATCCCACAGCACTGCTCAGTATTTCACGACTCAAAAATCATGATGATTATACTTATCAACATTCGGTTGCTGTCTGTGCGCTGATGGTTTCTCTGGCAAGACAGCTGCAGTTTGATGAAAAGCTGGTGCAGCTGGCCGGCATGGCAGGATTAGTTCATGACATAGGCAAGGCGCAGATACCCGCAGAGATTTTAAATAAGCCCGGAAGACTGACTGAAAGTGAGTTTTTAGTTATAAAACAGCACCCTGTAACGGGTGCGGAAATGCTGAAAGGGACTGTTTCTGATATTAATTTATTGGATGTTGTACTTCATCATCATGAAAAAGTTGACGGGAGTGGCTATCCGGATGGTCTGGATGATATCGCGATATCTCAGTTGTCAAAAATGGCAGCGGTCTGTGATGTTTATGATGCGATAACATCGGAGCGACCCTATAAAGCCGGCTGGAATCCAGCATGGGCAATGCACAAAATGGCCAACTGGAAGGGCCATTTTGACCAGGACGTATTTTATGCATTTGTCAAAACAGTTGGAATTTATCCGGCTGGGTCCCTGGTGCGTCTTGCCTCCGGTCGTATTGCCGTAGTCACAGAGCCTTCTGAGGGTTCGTTACTTCGGCCAAAAGTTTGCGTTTTTTTTTCATCGACCTCTAATCAGAAAATACCTGCAGAAATTGTCGATCTGTCAGAGCCCACCTGTTGGGACAGCATAAGGACCCGAGGCGTCGAATACCTGGCGCAGATTTATGCCTGA
- the cheB gene encoding Chemotaxis response regulator protein-glutamate methylesterase (ID:JIFNMEKO_01191;~source:Prodigal:2.6), with the protein MRKIKVLCVDDSALMRQLMTEIINSHPDMEMVAQAPDPLVARELIKQHNPDVLTLDVEMPRMDGLDFLEKLMRLRPMPVVMVSSLTGKGSEITLRALELGAVDFVTKPSLGIRDGMLAYSETIADKVRAAARSRPQARKATSTPLLKAGPLLSSEKLIAIGASTGGTEAIRQVLEPLPLNSPALLITQHMPPEFTRSFAERLNKLCQITVKEAQDGERILPGHAYIAPGAIHLELVRSGANYQVKLHEEAPVNRHRPSVDVLFRSVAKYAGRNAVGVILTGIGNDGAAGLLEMKQAGAWTIAQNEASCVVFGMPREAIALGGASEVVDLNQISQHMLAKISAGQALRI; encoded by the coding sequence ATGCGAAAAATTAAAGTACTCTGTGTTGATGACTCTGCACTAATGCGTCAGTTGATGACGGAAATTATCAATAGCCATCCTGATATGGAAATGGTAGCGCAGGCACCCGATCCACTTGTAGCTCGTGAACTGATAAAACAGCATAACCCTGACGTGCTGACACTGGATGTTGAGATGCCAAGAATGGATGGGCTCGATTTTCTGGAAAAATTAATGCGTCTGCGACCAATGCCTGTAGTAATGGTCTCTTCACTAACGGGTAAGGGTTCGGAAATCACACTGCGGGCTCTGGAGTTGGGCGCGGTGGACTTTGTTACCAAACCGTCGTTAGGTATCAGGGATGGTATGCTGGCGTACAGTGAAACAATCGCGGATAAAGTGCGTGCCGCAGCGCGGTCAAGACCTCAGGCGCGCAAAGCGACCTCAACGCCACTACTGAAGGCGGGTCCATTGCTGAGTAGTGAAAAGTTGATCGCAATTGGCGCATCAACCGGTGGAACGGAAGCAATACGTCAGGTGCTTGAGCCGTTACCGCTGAACAGTCCGGCACTCTTGATTACGCAGCATATGCCTCCGGAATTTACCCGCTCATTTGCAGAAAGGCTCAATAAGCTGTGTCAAATCACCGTGAAGGAGGCACAGGATGGTGAGCGGATTTTACCCGGGCATGCTTATATAGCACCAGGCGCTATTCATCTTGAGTTAGTACGTAGTGGGGCAAATTATCAGGTTAAACTGCATGAAGAGGCGCCGGTTAATCGTCACCGACCCTCGGTAGATGTACTGTTTCGTTCAGTAGCGAAGTATGCCGGACGCAATGCGGTGGGTGTTATTTTAACTGGTATAGGTAATGACGGTGCTGCAGGTCTGTTAGAGATGAAACAGGCGGGTGCGTGGACTATTGCCCAAAATGAAGCCAGCTGTGTGGTATTCGGAATGCCGCGGGAGGCAATTGCCCTCGGCGGCGCGAGCGAGGTGGTGGATCTTAACCAGATCAGTCAGCATATGCTGGCAAAAATCAGTGCCGGACAGGCGCTTCGTATCTAA
- the cheR_2 gene encoding Chemotaxis protein methyltransferase (ID:JIFNMEKO_01190;~source:Prodigal:2.6), producing the protein MLSAQQRQRFFFRGTGPQTGMVRVRPELAGAVTVAPLNLLDKTWSIPGPFDAIFCRNVIIHFDKETQEIILKRFVSMLKPNGILFAGHSENFSQISKEFYLRGQTVYGLTKDR; encoded by the coding sequence ATGTTGTCAGCGCAGCAACGTCAACGTTTCTTCTTCCGTGGAACCGGGCCACAAACAGGGATGGTGCGCGTCAGGCCTGAATTGGCAGGCGCAGTCACTGTCGCTCCCTTGAATTTACTGGATAAAACGTGGTCTATACCGGGTCCTTTTGATGCCATATTTTGTCGTAATGTCATAATCCATTTCGATAAAGAGACACAGGAAATAATTTTGAAACGCTTTGTGTCCATGCTGAAACCCAATGGAATTCTGTTTGCCGGTCACTCTGAAAACTTCAGTCAGATAAGCAAAGAATTTTATCTGCGCGGTCAGACTGTCTACGGGCTAACTAAGGATAGATAA
- the cheY_1 gene encoding Chemotaxis protein CheY (ID:JIFNMEKO_01192;~source:Prodigal:2.6) → MADKNLRFLAVDDFNTMRRIVRNLLKELGFNNVEEAEDGVDALAKLRAS, encoded by the coding sequence ATGGCTGATAAAAACTTGCGCTTTTTGGCGGTAGATGATTTTAACACCATGCGTCGGATCGTGCGGAACTTGCTCAAAGAGTTAGGTTTCAATAATGTTGAAGAAGCTGAAGATGGTGTCGACGCACTGGCAAAATTGCGCGCCAGCTAG
- the flhB gene encoding Flagellar biosynthetic protein FlhB (ID:JIFNMEKO_01195;~source:Prodigal:2.6): protein MIGLGILWVGGASLAQQLAELITTGLNFNHSVVSDSTQMVTLLAKLLTQGIMALLPLLPLLPLLAGLILVAIAAPMLLGGVVISTKAIKFDVGKMNPLEGLARLFSAQSAAELLKAVLKALLVGSVTGLYLQYRLPEMLHLISESPFNALANALTMLATCCLLIVLGLSPKVGFDVFWQLYSYFKKLRMTRQDIRDEFKQQEGDPHVKGRIRQQMRAAARRRMMADIPKADVIVTNPTHYAVALQYEEKRMSAPKVLAKGAGEIALRIREIAAEHRIPQLEAPPLARALYRHSEIGRHIPGTLYAAVAEVLAWVWQLKRWKREGGLIPRKPDNLPVPEALDFGVSED, encoded by the coding sequence GTGATTGGATTGGGCATTTTATGGGTGGGTGGTGCTTCACTGGCTCAACAGTTGGCTGAACTTATCACGACAGGGCTTAATTTTAACCATTCAGTGGTCAGTGACAGCACGCAAATGGTCACGTTACTGGCAAAACTCCTGACCCAGGGAATTATGGCGCTGCTGCCTCTGCTGCCTCTGCTGCCTCTGCTGGCAGGACTGATACTGGTTGCGATTGCCGCCCCGATGTTACTGGGAGGGGTGGTTATCAGCACGAAAGCGATCAAGTTCGATGTTGGCAAGATGAACCCATTGGAAGGATTAGCTCGTCTTTTTTCTGCTCAGTCAGCGGCTGAGTTACTTAAAGCGGTATTAAAGGCACTGCTGGTTGGCAGTGTGACTGGCCTCTATTTGCAATATCGCCTGCCAGAGATGCTGCATCTGATCAGTGAGTCACCGTTTAACGCTCTGGCAAACGCCTTAACAATGCTGGCCACCTGCTGTTTATTGATTGTTCTCGGCTTGTCACCGAAGGTTGGCTTTGATGTGTTCTGGCAGCTTTACAGTTATTTCAAAAAATTACGTATGACGCGTCAGGATATTCGTGACGAATTTAAACAACAGGAAGGTGATCCTCATGTCAAAGGGCGCATTCGGCAACAGATGAGAGCGGCTGCCCGCAGACGCATGATGGCTGATATTCCTAAAGCGGACGTAATTGTAACCAACCCAACGCACTACGCAGTGGCATTACAGTATGAAGAAAAACGCATGAGTGCACCCAAAGTGCTGGCAAAAGGGGCCGGTGAGATTGCTTTACGCATTCGCGAGATCGCAGCAGAACATCGGATACCCCAGTTAGAAGCTCCGCCCCTGGCGCGAGCACTATACCGACACAGTGAGATTGGACGGCATATTCCGGGCACGCTTTATGCAGCGGTCGCGGAAGTGTTAGCCTGGGTATGGCAGCTGAAGCGCTGGAAGCGCGAAGGTGGCTTAATTCCCAGAAAACCCGACAACCTGCCAGTGCCTGAAGCACTGGATTTTGGCGTAAGTGAGGATTAA
- the flhC gene encoding Flagellar transcriptional regulator FlhC (ID:JIFNMEKO_01185;~source:Prodigal:2.6), translating to MGEKSIVQEAHDIQLAIELISLGARLQMLESETQLSRGRLIKLYKELRGSPPPKGMLPFSTDWFMTWEQNIHASIFCNVWQFLLRSGLSSGVDAVIKAYRLYLEQCPEQDDAPLLGLTRAWTLVRFVESDMLELTGCKSCGGAFINHTHQPAGSFVCSLCQPPSRAVKKRKLSGLSADNSLKLLDEQVKKAV from the coding sequence ATGGGCGAAAAAAGCATTGTTCAGGAAGCTCATGATATACAACTGGCTATTGAGCTAATTTCTCTTGGCGCACGCCTGCAAATGTTGGAGAGTGAAACGCAACTTAGCCGTGGACGGCTAATTAAACTGTATAAAGAGTTACGTGGCAGTCCTCCCCCCAAGGGAATGTTGCCGTTCTCTACAGACTGGTTTATGACCTGGGAGCAAAATATACATGCTTCTATCTTCTGTAACGTGTGGCAGTTTCTCCTGAGAAGTGGGCTTAGCAGCGGTGTTGATGCCGTAATTAAAGCTTACCGACTTTATCTCGAACAGTGTCCCGAGCAGGATGATGCTCCTTTACTAGGGCTAACTCGTGCCTGGACCCTGGTGCGTTTTGTTGAGAGCGACATGCTTGAATTGACCGGATGCAAATCCTGTGGAGGCGCATTCATTAACCATACCCATCAGCCCGCAGGCAGCTTTGTCTGCAGTCTCTGTCAGCCTCCTTCGCGTGCAGTGAAAAAACGTAAACTTTCCGGTTTATCTGCCGATAACTCGTTAAAACTGCTGGATGAACAGGTTAAGAAGGCTGTTTAA
- a CDS encoding hypothetical protein (ID:JIFNMEKO_01181;~source:Prodigal:2.6), which produces MGFISWIIFGLIAGVIAKWIMPGKDGGGFIVTIILGIVGASVGGWITIPLGFGRVDGFNFGSFVVAVLGAVIVLWIYRKLKS; this is translated from the coding sequence ATGGGGTTCATATCCTGGATCATTTTTGGTTTGATTGCTGGTGTTATTGCAAAGTGGATTATGCCGGGTAAAGATGGCGGTGGCTTTATCGTTACAATCATACTTGGTATCGTTGGTGCATCAGTTGGAGGATGGATCACTATTCCGTTAGGTTTCGGTCGTGTTGATGGCTTCAATTTTGGCAGTTTTGTCGTTGCTGTATTAGGTGCCGTCATTGTGCTGTGGATCTACCGTAAGCTGAAGAGTTAG
- the cheR_1 gene encoding Chemotaxis protein methyltransferase (ID:JIFNMEKO_01189;~source:Prodigal:2.6) — MKRTMVAGVGDMATPLAQMVQRLPLSDAHFKRISQLIYQRAGLVLADHKREMVYNRLVRRLRLLGIDDFGQYLAQLEANQNNNEWQAFINALTTNLTAFFREAHHFPILAAHAKKCSGNVNVWCAAASTGEEPYSIAMTLAETLGNGKFQVFASDIDTQVLEKAVSGIYR; from the coding sequence ATGAAAAGAACGATGGTAGCAGGAGTAGGGGATATGGCAACGCCACTTGCACAAATGGTGCAACGCTTACCGTTATCAGATGCGCATTTCAAACGTATCAGTCAATTAATTTATCAGCGAGCAGGATTAGTTCTCGCTGATCATAAGCGTGAAATGGTTTACAACCGTTTGGTTCGCCGCCTGCGGTTGCTTGGGATTGACGATTTTGGTCAGTATCTCGCCCAGCTGGAAGCAAATCAAAATAATAATGAATGGCAGGCATTTATCAATGCGTTAACCACGAATCTCACTGCGTTTTTTCGTGAAGCGCATCATTTTCCTATTTTGGCCGCACATGCCAAAAAATGCAGTGGGAACGTGAATGTCTGGTGTGCTGCAGCGTCAACTGGTGAAGAACCCTACTCAATAGCGATGACGCTTGCTGAAACACTGGGTAATGGTAAGTTTCAGGTTTTTGCCAGTGATATAGACACCCAGGTACTGGAAAAGGCGGTGAGTGGTATTTACCGTTAG
- a CDS encoding hypothetical protein (ID:JIFNMEKO_01188;~source:Prodigal:2.6): protein MSKAFTAEFKVEAAKLVLDQNYTHGEAAKAMNVSLSAINRRVKSLRIERQGKRPRGCL, encoded by the coding sequence ATGAGCAAAGCATTTACTGCTGAATTTAAAGTCGAAGCGGCAAAACTGGTCCTGGATCAGAACTACACTCACGGCGAGGCGGCTAAGGCGATGAACGTCAGCCTCTCCGCCATCAACCGCCGGGTAAAATCGTTACGTATCGAGCGCCAGGGAAAACGCCCCCGGGGCTGCCTCTGA
- a CDS encoding hypothetical protein (ID:JIFNMEKO_01187;~source:Prodigal:2.6): MGPDGTVIARDVADYRALSLVEAVIALRRHPFGLQAPEEPLHRGIIPAVTPATHALLYPTAPQSLPVLTAGIVAALIAVEHHACWLTPKLPGHLQCFDREGRVRRRRYRPAHRFAGEQIQHCCQISPAFSRPDIRHIAAPDLIRRGNRELPVEMVRYFNVFVPAAFVFMRRDLATGDIQLFHQLTGQPSPESDALSADHRGDTSRASRATTGVPDFTDETPFNGTLGVRIPAIFTNVAITASVNTEQPAQWRYRVVRPQTVYYRELFRESGIKSAVAFFRISFSISRRCIRFLISLSSVCSGVRGSPGGVFPGARYVTILPGG; the protein is encoded by the coding sequence GTGGGGCCGGATGGCACTGTAATAGCCCGTGATGTAGCTGATTATCGCGCTCTGAGCCTCGTTGAAGCTGTTATAGCCCTTCGTCGGCACCCATTCGGTCTTCAGGCTCCGGAAGAACCGCTCCATCGGGGCATTATCCCAGCAGTTACCCCGGCGACTCATGCTCTGCTTTATCCGACAGCGCCACAGAGCCTGCCGGTACTGACGGCTGGTATAGTGGCTGCCCTGATCGCTGTGGAACATCACGCCTGTTGGCTTACCCCGAAGCTCCCAGGCCATCTGCAATGCTTTGACCGTGAGGGCCGAGTCCGGCGACGTCGATATCGCCCAGCCCACAGGTTTGCGGGCGAACAGATCCAGCACTGCTGCCAGATAAGCCCAGCATTTTCCCGTCCAGATATACGTCACATCGCCGCACCAGACCTGATCCGGCGCGGTAACCGCGAACTGCCGGTCGAGATGGTTCGGTATTTCAATGTGTTCGTTCCCGCCGCGTTTGTATTTATGCGCCGGGACCTGGCAACTGGCGATATCCAGCTCTTTCATCAGCTTACCGGCCAGCCATCGCCCGAGTCTGACGCCCTTAGCGCTGACCATCGTGGCGATACTTCTCGCGCCAGCAGAGCCACCACTGGCGTTCCAGACTTCACTGACGAGACTCCGTTTAACGGCACGCTCGGCGTCAGAATCCCTGCCATTTTTACGAATGTAGCGATAACTGCTTCGGTGAACACCGAACAGCCGGCCCAATGGCGCTACCGGGTAGTGCGCCCTCAGACTGTCTATTATCGTGAACTGTTCAGGGAGTCCGGCATCAAGAGCGCGGTAGCCTTTTTTAGGATTTCATTCTCCATTTCAAGGCGTTGTATCCGTTTTCTCATTTCCCTGAGTTCAGTCTGCTCAGGCGTCAGAGGCAGCCCCGGGGGCGTTTTCCCTGGCGCTCGATACGTAACGATTTTACCCGGCGGTTGA
- the cheZ gene encoding Protein phosphatase CheZ (ID:JIFNMEKO_01194;~source:Prodigal:2.6), producing MTTIPTPNVDANSAHDIITRIGSLTRMLRDSLRELGLDQAIAEVAEAIPDARDRLDYVVQMTAQAAERALNCVEASQPRQVQMEREAKALTERWDEWFEHPVELADARSIVSDTRGYLQSVPEHTAFTNAQLMEIMMAQDFQDLTGQVIKRMMDVIQEIERQLLMVLLENMPDQPARASKEDGLLNGPQINGTAPGIVANQDQVDDLLDSLGF from the coding sequence ATGACGACTATTCCGACACCGAATGTTGATGCAAACTCAGCACATGACATCATCACTCGCATAGGTTCTCTGACACGAATGTTACGTGACAGTTTGCGCGAGTTAGGGCTTGATCAGGCGATTGCCGAGGTAGCAGAAGCGATCCCTGATGCCCGTGATCGCTTGGATTACGTAGTACAAATGACAGCGCAGGCAGCGGAACGTGCACTAAACTGTGTGGAGGCTTCGCAACCACGTCAGGTGCAAATGGAACGAGAAGCAAAAGCGTTGACCGAGCGTTGGGATGAGTGGTTTGAACATCCTGTCGAATTGGCAGATGCTCGTTCAATTGTTTCTGATACACGTGGTTATCTGCAGTCAGTTCCGGAACATACCGCCTTCACTAATGCACAATTGATGGAAATTATGATGGCGCAGGATTTCCAGGACCTGACTGGTCAGGTTATCAAGCGTATGATGGATGTGATTCAGGAAATCGAACGTCAGTTGCTGATGGTGTTACTTGAAAATATGCCAGACCAGCCAGCAAGAGCCAGCAAAGAAGATGGCCTGTTGAATGGACCTCAGATAAATGGTACCGCTCCGGGTATTGTCGCCAATCAGGACCAGGTTGATGACCTGCTTGATAGTCTTGGCTTCTAG
- a CDS encoding hypothetical protein (ID:JIFNMEKO_01182;~source:Prodigal:2.6), with protein MLFATEQATLITSQVWLASCPVATINKTNSSAYGRSTAQ; from the coding sequence ATGTTGTTTGCTACAGAGCAGGCTACGCTGATTACCAGCCAGGTCTGGCTGGCTTCCTGCCCTGTAGCAACAATTAATAAAACTAACTCTTCAGCTTACGGTAGATCCACAGCACAATGA
- the motA gene encoding Motility protein A (ID:JIFNMEKO_01186;~source:Prodigal:2.6): MLIILGYIVVLGSVLGGYALVGGHLGALYQPSELLIIGGAGVGAFIVGNNGKAIKATIKALPLLMRGSKYNKAVYMDLMSLLYRLMAKSRQQGMLSLERDIEEPSQSEIFTAYPRIAGDPKLMDFITDYLRLMISGNMNALEIETLMDEECSGQLILAT; this comes from the coding sequence GTGTTAATTATCTTGGGTTATATTGTGGTTCTTGGGTCGGTACTGGGAGGCTATGCATTAGTTGGCGGCCATCTGGGTGCGTTGTACCAGCCCTCAGAGCTCCTGATTATCGGTGGTGCTGGGGTTGGAGCCTTCATCGTTGGTAATAATGGCAAAGCAATTAAAGCCACGATTAAAGCATTGCCCCTGTTGATGCGCGGTTCAAAATATAACAAAGCTGTCTATATGGATTTGATGTCATTGTTATATCGGTTAATGGCAAAGTCTCGCCAGCAAGGCATGCTCTCTCTTGAAAGAGACATTGAAGAGCCTTCTCAAAGTGAAATTTTCACAGCGTATCCGCGGATTGCCGGAGACCCGAAGCTGATGGATTTTATCACAGACTACCTGCGTTTAATGATCAGCGGAAACATGAATGCGTTAGAAATTGAGACGCTGATGGATGAAGAGTGTAGTGGTCAACTAATTTTGGCCACATGA